The Ascochyta rabiei chromosome 5, complete sequence genome has a segment encoding these proteins:
- a CDS encoding Glyoxylate reductase — protein MFDRAKSFAVKPKVLYLGVPKHQSSRIRDQYYKLFDIDILDVSTRAEALEGIPEIVASRGPYQALVCRLGPQPYEPFDSQLLAPLLPDLRIVVSAQRGFDDFNVDWMTRQGIWFCNTKHAMVDATAEMALFLIMAVIRNTSRAEQSLRSGSWRGRLPLSRDLRSTTLGIIGMGNIGVCLAHKAVALGMHVNYHTKSGKAMGNQVPAGSVHCATLDELLQSSDVVSVHCPLDQDTLHLLGEKQFHSMKDGSYLINTSRGGVVDSQALIRALESGKLAGAGLDVFENEPTGIDPYFLKSDKVVPIPHMGGLTEGSFELAEQECLTNVQEYFSTGRPCAPLNNVDQRVHSVFAVL, from the exons ATGTTCGATCGTGCCAAGAGCTTTGCCGTCAAACCCAAGGTCCTATACCTTGGCGTTCCCAAACATCAATCTAGTAGGATTCGCGATCAATACTATAAACTGTTCGACATTGAT ATTCTTGACGTGTCCACCAGAGCAGAGGCACTCGAGGGCATACCTGAGATAGTGGCCTCCCGCGGCCCGTATCAGGCCCTAGTATGTCGGCTTGGGCCTCAGCCATATGAACCATTTGACTCTCAGCTTTTGGCTCCTCTCTTGCCAGATCTCCGCATTGTGGTGTCGGCGCAGAGAGGTTTTGACGACTTCAACGTAGACTGGATGACGAGGCAGGGCATCTGGTTCTGCAACACCAAACACGCTATGGTCGATGCCACGGCAGAGATGGCGCTTTTCCTCATCATGGCTGTAATTCGCAACACAAGTCGCGCGGAGCAGAGTCTGCGTTCGGGATCGTGGCGAGGCCGGCTACCACTGTCTCGAGATCTGAGATCCACCACTTTGGGAATCATTGGAATGGGCAACATCGGAGTATGTCTGGCGCATAAGGCCGTGGCCCTCGGTATGCATGTCAATTATCATACTAAAAGTGGCAAAGCGATGGGGAACCAAGTCCCAGCTGGTTCAGTACACTGTGCGACTCTGGACGAGCTCCTGCAGAGTTCGGACGTCGTCTCAGTTCACTGCCCGCTAGATCAAGATACTTTGCATTTGTTGGGAGAAAAACAGTTTCATTCGATGAAAGATGGCTCTTATCTTATCAACACTTCACGAGGCGGTGTCGTCGACAGTCAGGCACTGATCAGAGCTTTGGAGAGTGGCAAACTTGCTGGAGCAGGACTTGATGTGTTCGAGAATGAACCGACTGGCATCGACCCGTATTTTCTAAAGAGCGACAAGGTAGTGCCTATTCCGCACATGGGAGGACTGACGGAAGGTTCATTCGAACTCGCCGAGCAAGAATGTTTGACAAATGTGCAGGAGTATTTTAGCACGGGCCGACCATGTGCACCACTCAACAATGTCGATCAGCGAGTGCACAGCGTCTTTGCTGTACTTTAA